A DNA window from Chthonomonas sp. contains the following coding sequences:
- a CDS encoding long-chain fatty acid--CoA ligase: protein MAEMKSVGALLRRSVERNPGKVAHIVPWAERGEVTYAQLWEYVTIAAWRMDSRGIKRGDRICAYSENCFGWSVLDWACFCLGVVLVPIYPSLPGDQAGFIVNDSEAKIIYCGSEKLQAQVEPHISVPTVYLGSAPEDFFRLMDEGRATMPADYEAQLLAIIENASLDDLATIIYTSGTTGSPKGAMLPNRAFVKLCENIHSQLPVDENDLFLSWLPLSHVYERFAGHVLPMALGGQIAHSQGIASLGSELTKHRPTIMLCVPRFLESLKDRISDAAAKQGGLKAKLFGWAVAQGKVARAGGFAPFHGVLDKVVASKIRARTGGRLKFFVSGGGALPAHVSGFYRALGIEALQGYGLTETCAATSINHPLRNRPDTIGEPINGLEMKIASDGEILIRGYSVMTGYYNQPEATAASIDADGWFHTGDIGVQDGNHFRITDRKKDIIVLANGKNVAPQPIENKLRESALIKEVALFGDGMSVICGLVVPDFERLTRLALEAGIKVADPKELVKLPAIREMFKAEIDVVNRGLADFERLRKYEVLPNEFSVDGGELTPSLKVRRKVVREKYKDLIDGMSGG from the coding sequence ATGGCGGAGATGAAATCGGTCGGCGCGCTGTTGCGTCGCTCGGTAGAACGGAATCCGGGCAAAGTGGCCCACATCGTCCCTTGGGCCGAGCGTGGCGAGGTGACCTACGCCCAGCTCTGGGAGTACGTGACGATCGCGGCGTGGCGCATGGATTCGCGCGGCATTAAGCGCGGCGACCGCATCTGCGCCTACAGCGAAAACTGCTTCGGATGGTCGGTGCTCGACTGGGCCTGTTTCTGTTTGGGCGTGGTGCTCGTGCCGATTTACCCCAGCCTCCCCGGCGACCAAGCCGGCTTCATCGTCAACGACTCTGAGGCCAAGATCATCTATTGCGGGTCGGAAAAACTCCAAGCCCAAGTGGAGCCGCATATCTCGGTGCCGACGGTGTATCTCGGGTCTGCCCCCGAAGACTTTTTCCGGTTGATGGACGAGGGCCGCGCAACAATGCCGGCCGACTACGAGGCGCAACTTCTGGCGATTATTGAGAACGCCTCCCTGGACGATCTCGCGACGATCATCTACACAAGCGGCACCACGGGCAGCCCGAAGGGTGCAATGCTTCCCAATCGCGCGTTCGTCAAGCTTTGCGAGAATATTCACAGCCAGTTGCCGGTGGATGAAAACGACTTGTTCCTCTCGTGGCTCCCGTTGAGCCACGTGTATGAGCGTTTTGCCGGGCACGTTCTGCCGATGGCCCTCGGTGGCCAGATCGCCCATAGCCAGGGCATCGCCTCGCTCGGGTCGGAGCTGACTAAGCATCGCCCCACCATCATGCTTTGCGTGCCGCGGTTCTTGGAATCGCTCAAAGACCGTATCAGCGATGCCGCGGCCAAGCAGGGTGGGCTGAAAGCCAAGCTATTTGGATGGGCGGTCGCCCAAGGCAAGGTCGCCCGCGCCGGCGGGTTTGCGCCTTTCCACGGCGTGCTCGATAAGGTCGTCGCGAGCAAGATTCGTGCGCGCACCGGGGGTCGGCTCAAGTTCTTTGTCAGCGGCGGCGGTGCGTTGCCCGCCCATGTTAGCGGGTTCTACCGAGCGCTCGGCATCGAAGCGTTGCAAGGCTATGGCCTCACCGAAACCTGCGCCGCAACCTCCATTAACCACCCGTTGCGCAATCGGCCGGACACCATTGGCGAGCCCATCAACGGGCTGGAAATGAAGATCGCCAGTGATGGTGAAATTCTCATTCGAGGCTACTCGGTGATGACCGGCTACTACAATCAGCCCGAAGCCACCGCCGCATCCATAGACGCCGACGGCTGGTTCCATACCGGCGACATCGGCGTGCAGGATGGCAACCACTTCCGGATTACCGATCGCAAAAAGGACATCATCGTGCTGGCCAACGGCAAGAACGTCGCACCACAACCGATCGAAAACAAGCTCCGCGAGAGCGCGCTCATCAAGGAAGTCGCCTTGTTCGGCGACGGCATGTCGGTCATCTGCGGGCTCGTTGTACCCGACTTCGAGCGCCTCACTCGCCTCGCCCTGGAAGCCGGCATCAAGGTTGCCGACCCCAAGGAATTGGTGAAGCTGCCCGCTATTCGCGAGATGTTCAAAGCCGAGATTGACGTGGTGAACCGCGGCTTGGCCGACTTCGAACGGCTTCGCAAGTACGAGGTTCTGCCGAACGAGTTTTCGGTGGACGGCGGGGAACTTACGCCCAGCCTCAAGGTGCGTCGCAAAGTTGTCCGCGAGAAGTACAAGGACTTGATTGACGGAATGTCGGGCGGCTAG
- a CDS encoding phosphodiester glycosidase family protein, whose amino-acid sequence MKGTAISLAIVISGASWAGTTKPIAYRSVLSNGVRYHAVVADMRSNRVAVETAASSRFRTASSLVRDNKATAAITGTFFNPASALPVADVLVDGKLVAEGNRGSVLGVTWFGDVRVFDIPYRQTFNWFPYRYALRGTVRIMSGGVVAPNPKAQKFRDSRVWSKAKRTAAGVTKDGNLVFIATNSNVYLRDIGNAMKKLGVVDAVALDGGSSTHLSYRGKSVISAGRSLTNMLILKELSADAGDWAQYPIRRRHAGPATFLVTCPTKYWPLPTATTAKPTSERQASLGNRK is encoded by the coding sequence ATGAAGGGGACCGCAATATCGCTCGCAATTGTGATCTCCGGCGCAAGTTGGGCCGGGACCACGAAGCCGATCGCGTATCGATCGGTGCTGAGCAATGGCGTCCGCTATCACGCCGTGGTTGCCGACATGCGCAGCAATCGCGTCGCGGTCGAGACCGCCGCGTCTTCCCGATTCCGGACGGCATCTTCGTTGGTGCGCGACAACAAGGCCACCGCTGCAATCACCGGCACCTTTTTTAACCCCGCCTCGGCCCTGCCCGTCGCGGACGTTCTCGTCGATGGAAAGCTCGTCGCCGAAGGAAATCGCGGCTCGGTGCTCGGCGTCACGTGGTTCGGCGACGTGCGCGTTTTTGATATTCCCTACCGCCAGACGTTCAACTGGTTCCCCTACCGGTACGCCTTGCGCGGCACCGTTCGCATCATGTCCGGTGGCGTCGTGGCCCCCAATCCGAAAGCGCAGAAGTTTCGCGATTCGCGGGTGTGGAGCAAGGCCAAGCGCACCGCGGCGGGCGTGACCAAAGACGGCAACCTCGTGTTTATCGCCACCAACAGCAATGTTTATTTGCGCGACATCGGCAACGCGATGAAGAAACTGGGCGTGGTGGACGCCGTCGCGCTCGATGGCGGAAGCTCGACGCACCTTAGCTATCGCGGCAAGAGCGTGATTTCGGCCGGGCGCAGCCTGACGAACATGCTCATTCTCAAGGAGCTTTCGGCGGATGCCGGTGACTGGGCGCAATATCCCATTCGCCGTCGCCACGCCGGGCCGGCGACATTCCTGGTCACTTGCCCGACGAAGTACTGGCCGTTGCCCACGGCAACCACCGCCAAGCCCACGAGCGAGCGCCAGGCGAGCCTAGGCAACCGGAAATAA
- a CDS encoding protoheme IX farnesyltransferase, translated as MVIAWGAFVRASKSGDGCGAHWPLCNGEFHPGGMPIASWIEYAHRISSGLVMPMVLWLWVLANRATEPGHILRRTARKVAIFTLIEALLGAVLVKFSLVGENSSLTRAAVMGVHLCNTLILLGFMVAFWWLARGGESVRIRGAGKLSTIFQFSMVGLILTSVSGAIAALGDTLFPAKTLAQGLRQDFSADSPTLLILRTWHPVVSVSVAVMIVVYMSGLLRSNISPAGKKYAKWVLGIVYAQLAIGVINVLLLAPVWMQIVHLVVADSIWIALLLAAFTTCARPEAVGLEQPLTETLSEPAVAGATWRDYLALTKPRVISLLLLTTLLSAFIAAGGWPGGWLLLALTFGGYAAAGAANTFNMVYDRDIDIRMERTAKRPTVTTKISARNAMIFGFALTVFSFVLLTLVANVLAASMAIAGLLFYVFIYTMGLKRRTPQNIVIGGAAGSFPPLVGYAAVANQLPALAWVLFALIFLWTPVHFWALALMIKDEYKDAGVPMLPVVKGERATVIQIGFYTILTAACSLIPIVQGEARTVYLVSAVVLNIFLIQFTAKLIQRPERPQAFKVFKYSMVYLALMFLMIAVDRARWM; from the coding sequence TTGGTTATCGCCTGGGGCGCGTTTGTGCGAGCCAGCAAGTCGGGTGACGGCTGTGGCGCTCACTGGCCGCTTTGCAATGGTGAGTTTCACCCCGGCGGAATGCCGATCGCCTCGTGGATCGAGTACGCGCACCGCATTTCCAGCGGACTCGTCATGCCGATGGTGCTTTGGCTATGGGTGCTCGCGAACCGGGCTACTGAGCCGGGCCATATTCTCCGGCGCACGGCGCGCAAAGTCGCCATTTTCACCCTTATCGAAGCGCTGCTCGGCGCCGTGTTGGTGAAGTTCAGCCTGGTTGGCGAAAACAGTAGCCTCACGCGGGCGGCGGTCATGGGCGTGCACCTGTGCAATACGCTCATTCTGCTGGGCTTTATGGTCGCGTTTTGGTGGCTGGCCCGCGGCGGCGAGTCGGTGCGCATTCGCGGTGCCGGAAAGCTTTCGACGATCTTCCAGTTCTCCATGGTCGGGCTGATTCTCACGAGCGTCAGCGGCGCGATTGCCGCGCTCGGTGACACCCTATTCCCGGCCAAAACGCTCGCGCAAGGATTGCGGCAAGATTTCTCCGCGGATTCGCCGACGCTACTCATTCTGCGCACGTGGCACCCGGTGGTCTCCGTCTCGGTCGCAGTGATGATCGTGGTTTACATGAGCGGCCTGCTTCGCTCGAACATCTCTCCGGCGGGCAAAAAGTACGCTAAGTGGGTGCTCGGCATTGTTTACGCGCAGCTCGCCATCGGCGTCATCAACGTGCTTCTCCTCGCGCCGGTCTGGATGCAGATTGTCCACCTGGTCGTCGCGGATTCTATTTGGATTGCGCTGCTGCTCGCGGCTTTCACGACTTGTGCACGCCCCGAGGCAGTAGGCTTAGAGCAACCCTTGACCGAAACCCTTTCTGAACCCGCTGTGGCGGGCGCCACCTGGCGCGATTACCTCGCGCTGACCAAGCCGCGCGTCATCAGCCTATTGCTGCTGACCACGCTTCTTTCGGCGTTTATCGCCGCGGGTGGCTGGCCGGGCGGCTGGTTGCTGCTCGCGCTCACCTTTGGTGGATACGCGGCGGCGGGTGCGGCCAACACCTTCAACATGGTGTACGACCGCGACATTGACATTCGCATGGAGCGCACGGCCAAGCGCCCGACGGTCACCACCAAAATCTCCGCGCGCAACGCCATGATCTTCGGGTTCGCGCTCACCGTGTTTAGCTTCGTGCTGCTCACGCTGGTGGCCAACGTGTTGGCCGCGAGCATGGCGATCGCCGGACTGTTGTTTTACGTGTTCATCTACACGATGGGCCTCAAGCGGCGGACGCCTCAGAACATCGTGATCGGTGGCGCGGCGGGATCGTTCCCGCCACTTGTGGGTTACGCGGCGGTGGCGAACCAACTACCGGCGCTCGCTTGGGTGCTGTTCGCACTGATTTTCCTTTGGACACCGGTCCACTTCTGGGCGCTGGCGCTGATGATCAAAGACGAGTACAAGGACGCCGGGGTGCCAATGCTGCCGGTTGTCAAGGGCGAGCGCGCGACGGTCATTCAGATCGGGTTCTACACGATCTTGACGGCGGCGTGTAGTTTAATTCCGATCGTGCAAGGCGAGGCGCGGACCGTTTACCTGGTGTCAGCCGTCGTTT